A window of Macrotis lagotis isolate mMagLag1 chromosome 1, bilby.v1.9.chrom.fasta, whole genome shotgun sequence genomic DNA:
CAGATGGGTtagcatgacagaaaaggaaaatgacaaaagctaaaggaaaataggaacaGTAGTGTATTATTGGTGGAATCTAAGCGTTCTGGAggacaatttggaaatatgttcaaagggcaataaaactgttctagaaagactactactaggtctgtaccccaaaaagatcaaagaaaaaaggagaaagacccATTTGTCCAAAATATGTATATCAACTCTTCATGGtgccaaagaattaaaaactggggatgtctaaaaagaaaattgttattataatttttaatatgacagaaaattcTTAATACCAAATGCAACGAGGGCTGCCACACCCTAAAATGATTCTTATAATGTCAGAATTTCAGTAATGTCATTACATTCctattcatattaattttttattaggtTGAACTGAACTGTCCCCCCATCCCTGTGAGGAGCTCAGTTCAGTCTCTAGGTTCCTTACCCACTTTCATTCAGATTGATGACTTGAAAGTCAAAACAGTTAGAATGAGGTGACTTGCTCCAATTGCCAAAAGCCCCTGGAGTCTTATGACCAGGTCTTGCTATTTCATActgcctccttcccttctcttaatGGCATAAgaagctattctgatcaataaaatgaactataacctatgatggaaaatactatctatcTCCAGAAGAAGAGTTGAGTTCTGAGCACAGATTTCtggaagcagtttttttttaaactttctctgcttttcttggtttgggaatttttttttgcaacatagcAAATGTGATATGACTTCATATGCATAATAcaatatttcttgccttctcattgggtggggaggggtggaaggtgagaaagattttggaaatgaaaacaaaaaataattctttttttaaataaagaacttTCTGGGAGGTGCTGAAGGACTATATGATCAAacctttttgactccaaatttggCTCTTTTAAGTCTTATATTCTTTTTCACACAGTCTAGATCCCAAACTATACTATTTTTTTGACATTAAAAAACCTGCACTCTCACATTAGCTTTTTGGTTATTTTCctttgcctggaatgttctcccatCCCTCTCTTGACCTGTCAAATTTCTGCTTATCCCATAAAAcccagttcaaatgccacctcctccAGGAAGTTTTTCTGATTATCCTAGTATAACAACCTTTTCCTCATATAGCACtttgttttatatctttcttATAGTCTCATCCCTATTGATGCATGTATACTTGACTTAGATTCTAATGTTTTGCTTTCTATCTAAACTTTGTGTCTCTCTCAGGGTTCAGCAGTGTTGTGTATACAATAgacttaaaacaaaataataaatgtttccccattttgcagaaaactaaactaaaactGAGAGAGCTTAGGTGATTTGTCTGAGGCCATTGATCTACCAACTCATGGAACCACGTCTCAACCCCTTCTTCAGAGCCTCCAATATGCTTCACAAGCATAAAAAAAGGTGTTTTTTTAGAGTGGTGGTTGAGGCTTGGTACTCTGGAACAGTTCCCAAGGATTCACAGGGAACTTCCAGAAATTTGTCAACTTTCAGgcatgatatatttttattttttaaagatatcagGGTTGCCAATATCAGGAAGAGGGGGATAAAAAGGTTGAACCCTGGTCATCATCATCACTTCCACCACCTTCACCCCTACCTATAAAGCTGTCTTGACTTGGAAGAGATTTAGCTGGCAAGTTAAGAAGAATTTGAAGGGGAAGTAGAAATGACTTCAGGAGTACAGTATGTGTGTGTGAGGGGCATAGCTGTATCAAATTCAAAGCTAAAGAAAACTTGGAAACTCTTTACAGAGATGGTGAAAGTGGTTTCTTTCCCAGTGGAACAGAATTCtggaaaattttgtaaaatgtggAAGGAAAAGTGCTgagtttggaattttttttttaggtttttgcaaggcaaacagggttaagtggcttgcccaaggccacacagctaggtaattattaagtgtctgagaatggatttgaatccaggtactcctgactccagggcctgtgctttatccactatgccacctagccacttcttaaatttggaatttttttaaaaaggctccTAATCCCAGTCCTAACACTTCCAAACAACTGTTTGACTTCAagaaaatcatttcccttcttgGGCTACTGTAGCTCCTTTAATAAATTAAGTGGTTagtttctggaaaacaatttagaatatatatatatatatatatatatatacacacatatatatatgtatgtattcacatacacacacacacacacacatatatatagagagagttctTTGGAAAcattaaagttttctttaaaaatatataaatgttattattgcaccaaaaatttaacaaaaatatccATCCTTTTTGATTCAGATTCCCTCAGCTGGTATATACATCAAGAAGAACAATGGCAAAAAAGAAAGATCCCCATATATGCCAAAATGACAAAATCCCCGTTatgaagaactggaaactaagcaGATTTCTCTGAATTGAATGGATAGCTAAAGAAATTGTGATATTGAATAACAAAGGAAAATTTCTACATACAAACGAAGACtgtgaagaattcaaagaagacTAGTAAGATATATACCTGGGgcaaaataaaggaagaattggGAAACCAACATATAAAAATGATATCAGCaacataatgttaaaaaaaaaaaacaacagcagtAGCATAAAAACTTAAATTGATAATGAACAAGCTTGGCCCTAAGAAGAACCCAGTTAGGATTggtaattataaatatttagtccagagtgattaaaagaCTTCTATTAActcttctttgcaaagaaggacCTTCTCTCCTAATGAAAGAAGGCCCTGAATTACAACCATATCCAGttttatatgcagtttgaaaggcttgttcctttcctttctgCCAAACATTGGCCAGGTCACAATCTAATGGATACATTCACCTCTATATGGTTCCCCCACCCTGGTCTTTATACTAATGAACACAGGGGAGTGAACACTAATATGCATGAACTTCCTTGAGCAGGCACAAAGGACAAGGACACAGACCCTAGGTCAACTTCTGACTAGTTGAAGCTAGTTTTTGACCTCCCCCCCACTTAGGCAACTTGATGTCTGATGAGAGAGCTTCATTCAGTTCACCTGTTGGtcaaagttatttctttaatcacCTTCCCTTCTATCTAATTTTCCCCTTCCTGTAAATAGACTTGCATCTTTTGTCTTACACAGAGATCAGGCACCCTGGCTTTTGCAATATCTTCTCTCAGTTTTGTGGAAAATAAAACACTCAATTCTTTCTCACAGGACACCTCTATCCACTCTTCAAAAGAGATGTGGGACTAtgtatttacaaaaattttcagGTACAATTGATATTCTGGTTGAATTTGCTGAATCCCccaccttcccccacccccagcaacATTTTCAGCTTTCTTATAAAGTATGGCTCACTGGGTAAGGGAAACAGAGGGATacattcagaaatgaaggtgatacaaaaacaaaagatcttcCAAAGTCCTTCCCTCTTCAACCTTCCACCTGACAAtgtcctttcagttctaaaattcaaTGTTCTAAGGTCCTGTCAAACTCTGACATTcagtgttctaaggaccctcccagctccaACATTCTATGCTTTAAGAGCCCTccaaactctgacattctgtgttctaaggtccatccaagttctgatattctgtgtcTGAAAGGCCTTCACACCTCTGACGTgtcttctaaggtccctccccactccaatatttgctattttaaaattccACCAGTTCTAATCTTCAGCACCCCATCTCCAACCCTACTGTCATCTTAGCTCTCACattcttgttctttccttttcttaccaTGACTCTCTGTTGTGAGCCTGGGCCATAGACCAATTCTGTTTCTGCTCAGAACACTCTTAATGTCAGAGGAATTTGGAAATTCcctcatatttctcattttttggaATACAGCTACTCTTGCTCATTAAAAAGTCttccagagaaagggaaagagcaaGCCTTCTTAGTTGCCAAGAAAGACCCAGGGCAGGATTAAGGGTCTGGGAGAGGGAAGGGTGGAACAGTGAATATAAAGGGAGCTGGTCACTGTTTGGAGAAATTTGTAGAGCTGTGGGCCATCAGCCTCCATTCACAACATCTGAGGAAGGAGAATCTTGAAGGTGAGAAAATTCTATTCTCTGGCCTGCTCTGCACCATGGGGGAAAAGCAGAGAGAAGAATCACTCATTAACAGGTTCATTCTATTTCCCTGATAGCAGTCCTAATGATGGGGAAAGCCACTCTTCTTTGTCCTTAGTAGTTCCATTGGTACAAAAGGGTCATCAGTACTCCTCAGAGATCAGAGTGAATGGGATGTGGATGGGATATGGACTGGAAGGGGCTGAGAGCTTTGTATTTGTTCAGAGGGAGCTCAGGGTTCAATTCAACACTTCAGTTGGCAATTGCTAGACCTCAataggaatacaaagatgaaaattccCTTAAACAGGTCACATTCTACTGAGGGAATGATACAATATACAATCATCTTGGTAAATATAAGGTAACttgaagaaggagaaagggaacacTGAGGAGAAAGGGACAtgaggaaatgttttacataagaAACATCAGCTAAATTAAGCCTTGGAGTTAGCTAGAGATGCAACTTGAAGATGGGTGGTTCCTTACCTTAGGTGCAAGCTCTTcctttggttggttggttttggttttttggagggaatggggttaaggtcacacagaaaggacttgtctttaaaaagaattttatggggcagctatatggtgcagtgaatggagcactgcccctggagtgaggaagacctgagttcaaatgctgcctcagatacttaataattacctagctatgtaaccttagacaagtcacttaaccccattgccttgccaaaaaaaaaatagaatttgttaaCTGTACTTCCAtacaattggttttctttgtaattcactgtattttaatatttgcatTTAAAAGCAATACtctaggcttcaccagactgacaAGAGGGGTACCCCTAAAAAGGTTGAAAATACAAGTTCTTAGGAGATGCAGgggaagagaaagatagaaaagtaGGCACAACCTATTGTGAAGGACCATAAGGAACAGAATGAGGggtttatatttatatctcaaaGGCCTGGGGAACAGAACAATATCTTTGGTCCTCCAAACAAcacttctttatctctctcttatCCCAGAGTCCTGAATCTTTGAaaccctcttcctttcctccttccctccatctatCCATCTCCTAGCCTTTAAATCTCTTATCTTTCTATCACTCATTCCCCTATTCTCCATTTATTCAAGACAGTCCTGGGATCTCTAAACAATTTTTCTCTATTTGCAGCTTCTCACACAATCCCTTTCCACTTCCCTATTCATGCAGTTTTTAGGatcataagattttaaaattaggGGGTGCTTAGAGATCATTTAAGCCAATTCTTTCATATGCTTAGAGCCTAAAGAAACCAGAGAGGGCATACTATCTaatcccttcactttacagataaataaactgaggttaagagaaggcaatgacttgcctaaaattaCACAGGTTATTTGAAGTCCTCAGATGCCAGACCTTCTTATTATTTTACCCTGCTTCTTCAATGgacaaggaaattgagacccaggaagAGGAAGGGACCTGCTCAAGATCACATGAGTAAGAAGAAAAGGCATTGACATCCAAGTTCTCTGACTTAAAAATCCAATGTTATTTCCACTGTGCCAGATGCCCTCCCCCAGGCTTCTCAAGCCCTCAGGATGATATAGGAAATTGTCTGGGTTTGTATTCCATAAGCCCAAATCAGGCTGTGTGTCTCTAGGCAAAATCATTTCTTATCAGCCCCAGTTTTCCATAACTATAAAGAAGGGGTGGAAATGACACTTACCTCATAGGGATGTTGTAAGGATTCAAAGAGATAATTCTACAAAGTGTTCTACAAGCTTTAAGGCatgaataaaaaggaaggaaggaaggaaggaaggaaggaaggaaggaaggaaggaaggaaggaaggaaggaaggaaggaaggaaggaagaaaggaagggagggagggagggagggcaggggaaaggaaggagggaaggaagagtacCCATATTCAAGAAGcctacaatctaatgaggaaagacaatacacacaaaaagaagttgaaaactGGAGGGAAGGAGGTgtagaaaggggaagagagaaaagggattcACAAACTTGGGAGAAAGCATAATGGAGAAGTTAGAGATTTCCCAGAGTAGACATGCCAGGTAGGAAATCATTTCCAAACTAAGTTGCCTTTTTTTAAATGgaggttgaggaaactgagttgggTATCAATTAAGTGATccacccaaggtctcacagttagtagAGAAGCCTCTGTCTTCTGATCTGGGCCAAACCCTCATAACCTAGTTTTTTCCTTTGGCTTTTTCTAGTCCCCTATCTGGATAAAGTCACAGGACAATTGAACCAGGTGTTCCTTGACCTTATAGTCCATAACAGCTCAGCCAAACATCTTGGAGACAGCCCAGACTGACCTCACTAAGACTGTCTTGGACCATGCAGCTGGTATTATTCTGGGTTGTTCTCATTACCTCCGGTGAGTAAATCCTATAAGAAGGAATCTGGCCCTAAGATAACAGTTCCAGTTTCCTCCTCCTCAACTGCCTTCCCAAATCTTATTCTAAGAGGAAAGGACCAACCAGAGCTGCCACCTCTTCCACAGATACAGAATAGTAGCTACCATTACTTGGTATATTTTATCTGTGCAATAGCACTTGAATAAgccccccttttcttctctgataCTACCTCTCACATCTGAATTATTGCAAAAGTCAGCTTGAGGCAGAGAGGGGGTCTGACTTCTTCAAGTCTGTCCCTACTCCATTCCAACCTCCATTAGCacctaaagtgattttcctaaaatgcaaatTCCATCCTGTCCttcctctattcaataaactctggtAGCTCCCTaccacctctaggatcaaatataaaattcttttgcaCTCAAAGACCTTCACCACCTagctccctcctacctttccagtattaTTATGCCTTACTTCCCAACATTCACTCTTCAATCCTGAGACACTGGCTTCCTGTCTTTCCCACAAATAGGACACTCCATCTCTTGTCTCTTGGCTACTGGAATTTTCTGATTGCCTATCTCTCCATCCCTGGAATTCTTCCCCCCTTTATCTCTTCCTCCTGATTTCCTTAGCTACCTTTAAATTCCAACCAAAATCCCAAGGAACCTTCTCAGACCTCTCAATCTCAGTGCCTTCTCTCgattaattatttccaatttatcctgtatatagtttgaatatatttgtttgtcGTCTCTTCCGTAAGatttgagttccttgaggacaatgaTTGtcctttacctcttttttttatcCACAGGGATTatcacacatagtaggcatttattgttttttgaggAATGTTAGttcaaagtaagaaaaaaaatccaaagcatCACAAAATAAGGTTTAAGAAAAATTCAACCATACAAATGGGAGTCCCCTCTATCAAAGATTACCACACCCTCAATAAGGGAGGGGACATATGCAGAAAATATGTGTGATCAGAGAACCCATGTGGCCATAAGGTAAGGAGATTCAAACCTGCAATGTTTCCAGAGCCACTAACACTTCCTCCCTTTTTCTATGAGTGACCTTCACTTTTCCAGATACCAGAGCTCAGTTTGGGAAGCTGAGCAGCCTAGGGATACAGCACTCATGTTGTTGCATCTTGGGAAATGACTTAATATTTTCAGTTAAGtagttattcttatttttcatttaggcctcactttaaaaaaaattcttaatcagCCTTTAAAGTCCAATTCAAATGCTGTCCTAAGAAGAGTAGGACTTCCCTTATTACTCCAGTCTGGAAAGACCTTCTTCTCTCAAGTAGCACTTGGTTGGGGTGGGGAATTAACATCTTTAAAGCAATTATCACATGCTGGTGTATAGTGTGATCATTTTGTAGACTTCATAACTTTCTACTAGACTATTAGCTCCTCATGGGCAGGAAAGAGTTTAGCAAAACTTGGTAGTTTTCCTAGAATTCAAGTCCTGTGTTtttcacatagtaggtatttagtgaagattttttttttggcaaggcaatgggattaagtggcttgcccaaggccacacaactaggtaattattaaatgtctgaggctggatttgaactcaggtacttctgactccagggccggtgctctacccactgtaccacctagctaccccttagtGAAGATTTGATTTGAACTTTTTTATGTCAAAGTTACCTAGCATATACATTTTAGCCCAGCAATAGGGACAGGGACCGGATTTACAGTTTTATTGCTACATGGGACTCCCAGGTACCATTTGTAGCTCTCTCTTTGCTCTACAACTTTGTCTTGAGATTCAGGACTTGCCTGGCATCAAACAACCAGAAAGTGTTAGAAGggatacttgaactcaggtcttcctaacttcaaagtTGGAGTTTTAGCTATTGCCCCATATTGCCTCTCATTctctcattttgttgttgttgcttttcaatcatgtccaactcttcatgaccttatttgaggttttcttggcaaagatgctggattggtttgccatttccttctcaagtatattttacagatgaggaaactgaggcaaacaagatcaagtggcttgcccaggatgacTTGCCCAACTAGTGAGTATgcgaggccagatctgaacttaggaagatgagttttcctgactccagattccagcactctatcccctgCCCCACTTGACTACCCCAGCAGTTCATtttaagatctttaaaaaaaattagtcatttatTTAGTTCTAGAACCCCAGAGCTAGGAAATCTCCATGGCCATCTGGTAGCATCTAGTACCATCCAGACTGTTCCTGGATGAGAATCACAGCATTCTGCTGTTAAGATATATACCCTGTCTCTCAGAGCTAAGACAATGATAGCAACAATCTTTTGTGCTCTGGATGACCTCACCCTCTGGATGACCACAGCCACACCAAAGTCCCAGAATTGTTTCTCACCAACACCAGGTGGACTCTGAGCTTGAACAAGCGTGAAGTCCTGCTATGAATCAAACTTGTCACAGTATTACTGTGACCCCTCATTGACAAGGCTACAGCTCACTGAGAAGCCATAAATATAAATGCTGAGATCTCCCTACACAAGTCCTTCTCATTAGGGACAAGGCTCTGGCACATGTGTCCTTTGCTTGCAAACCATTTTCCTTACCCTGATattaattaaacttctgtttgatccCTGACTTTCCTGTCTCTAGCCTACTCTGTTTGGCTCCAGCCATTCATAGGTTAGAGGCTAGTTTTGGTATGGTTGATGCTACCCATTTCCTGAAAGATTGGTGATGGCCTCAAAATGCAGAAGGAGACACAAGCAGCTAAGTAGTGTAATGGACTTCAAATCAAGAAGacaaaagttcaaatccaattcagacaCCATagatagctatgtgaccctaggtaaatttttgcctcagtttcctcatttatatacgaggataataatagcacccacctctcAGAATGATTGTAAGGAGCAAACGAAATAATAGAAGTAAAGGACTAAAGTGCTACAAACATGCTGATTAATAGTATAACATTTTTAGAAATGGCCAACATAGTCATTTGTTTTGCATAATTATGCCCATGTGTtgcaaggattttgttttttctttcttttttgccccTGCAATAGGGTAGGTAGAggcaatgaaaaatatatttcttatttatttattcatgtatgcatgtatgtatttatttatttatgcaaggcaatggggttaagtgacttgcccaaggttacacaactaggtaattattaagtgtctgaggcaggatttgaactcaggtcctcctgactccaggactggtgctctatccactgccccacctagctgtccccaaaatatatttcttaattggaaaacattaattaataaaaaaaaatccaccaaatCCCAAGTGGTTATTTTGCTTCTACTTAAAGATGCCTAGTGAGAGAAAATCCTATTTTCCAAGGCAGTTCATTCTCAttttggctagatggaaaaattaggaaatttttccctAACATTAAGCCTACATTTTCTCTTTACAATTTTTGCTGCTTGtcattctgccctctggggccaaatAACCGAAGTCTTGTTCCTTTTCTTCACAATGACCCTTTATCTAAAAAAACATCTCTCATGCCTCATCTCCCATCCTTCTTTTCCCCAAGTTAAATGTTTTCCATTCCTATGATTGATTTTCATAATACATCTCTTCCAGGAGGTCTGGTCCCAAGTCAGGGGAGCCTGATGGAActgaataaaatgataaaacaagCAACAGGAAAAAGTCCTATCTTCTGCTATCTGAACTATGGGTGCCACTGTGGACCAGGGGGCAAAGGTCAACCCAAAGACGCAACTGACTGGTAACAGGACTTTCTGCTCTCCTCACccatctcatcttttttttttttttaatgcttcaatctgtattttgAAAACCAACAGGTCTTTCTTTGGGGATGGATTGTATTCATCATAAGTTGAGTTattgtattgatgagaaaaatcaagtcattcatagctgattgTCTTACAATATtatgttactttgtatatagtacattttattttgtatcagcTCAAgtagtctttccaagtttttctgagagaatcctgttcatttcttatagcagaagagcattccatcataattacatatcacaatttgctcagtcattcttcaatttgatgggcatcccctcaatttccaatgcctTGCCATCAGCaaagaactgctgtaaatatcCTTGTTCATATAggtccttttattttttgtttttcatctcttttaggatatagacctaatagagGTATTGTTAGCCAAAGGATCTGCACAGTTTTGTAgacttttggacatagttccagactgATCTATAGAATTCACCCATCTCATCTTAGAGTCATCAAGGGAGAAAAATTTCTATAGGATCCAGTACTCCTATAATCCTCAACCAGCCCAATTCAACTTTAATTCAGGGAATTTTATGGCGAAAGAATTCAGTTAATAAGTACATACCAttaaatgcaaagaaagacaaaaagatagTCCCTCCCTTTATAGAGTTCATAGTTCAATGGGAATTCATCACCTTCTGAACTTCCTACTAGTGATGAGCCTCTCCAACCTTAACTAGTCTGATGCTTGCAACTCAGTCAAGGTCCATGGCCAAAAGAGGAGACAGTGCCTACATGGAACCCTCTCTCCTGAACTTATAAATTGGTACCAAAGGCTAATATGCAGTAGTCAAAGTCTCTAATCTGAGTTGATTAAGAGACTGTTTCCTACCTTCCTAATTTCGCATTATGAGGTTTAAAAAAAGTCCTTCTTTACTCCTTTATACTGCTCTAATATTCCCTCTTCTAGAGTCTCTTCTAAGCAAGCAAGCAATGTTCTAAGGACCTTACTGGTTCTGACATTCTTCTTGCCAAgtaatattctgttacattctgtgatttcattattctCTGATATATATCGATATATCTGATATATAGagccatatatacatacacacacacacgtatataaaTTACATGTATAGGGTAAAGCATTAGCTTCACATTGGTATACACATTTCCTTTCCCTCATGAGGATTAAATCTAATTCTGTTACTAGGGATAAGGGATGAAGGTGTTCCTTGCTTCTCCCAAAGTTTAGTGGGCAGTGGCAAGGCTAAGAATTGAAGGAAAACTAGAGAAAACCAATGGACTGAGTGTTGCTTTGCTTCATGACTCGTTTCCTATACGCTCTCTTTGCCTAGGTGCTGCAAGCTTCATGACTGTTGCTACAAACACCTAAAGCAGCAAAGATGCCATGCCCTTTTGGACAGGTACAACTACAACTATATCGACGGGGCCATTAATTGTGAGTTTCTGGGCCAAGGCTTCCCTAATCCAGAGATGTTAAATGTTACATCAAGGATCTAGTCACAAACTAAAAGCAAGAAATTTGGAGGATCATATAATCCAATCTTTCTCATTTGgtaggagaagaaacagatccagaaggaCTGGAATCTTAGCTCTGTCACACTGAGTAAACCACCTCCTTTCTGTGGGTCTCcccttcctcatatgtaaaataaggaggtcTCTAAGAGAACTTAGATGGTCTCTAATGTCCCTTAGAACCTCATTCTTTACATTATCAAATGTCATTCCTGGGCTCTAGGAGcaacctctcccttcttcctagcTGGAGATGATGGGGAGAGGGTAGGCAGATATACTCTTCTCTTCCTACCTTGGGAAAATCAAGctaggcaattttcctatagttaATGTGCCCCCACCATCCTCTGCAGAGTCATGATTGCTCCCAAGCCTACCTAAGATACCTCTAAGATCGCAATAATAATGAGAGCTAGTTTGTCTATTAGCACTTTAAGAATTATAAGGCATTTATCAAACTATCCTATTTGAACCTAAAAGATAGTTGTAACTATAGATGGGGAGtcttaagattaaaaaaatcaatgacttgcccatgataaTCCACCTAATAAGTATGAGATGGAATTtgacccaggtctttctgaccagACCTTGTAGTATATTTACTATATGAGTACATAGACTTAGAACTTGAAAGAATCACAGAAGTAATTTAGTAGGACCTCATTTTACAcacgaggaaactgagggtcagggaagttgaat
This region includes:
- the LOC141491168 gene encoding group IID secretory phospholipase A2-like, yielding MQLVLFWVVLITSGGLVPSQGSLMELNKMIKQATGKSPIFCYLNYGCHCGPGGKGQPKDATDWCCKLHDCCYKHLKQQRCHALLDRYNYNYIDGAINCGGSYCEKKICQCDKEFALCLRRNLESYNKSYRFFWKAHCKDENPEC